Proteins from a single region of Apium graveolens cultivar Ventura chromosome 7, ASM990537v1, whole genome shotgun sequence:
- the LOC141673938 gene encoding uncharacterized protein LOC141673938 gives MDVYQVPDLARCRLLAATFRESAQQWFQKLGPGVINSWDQMKALFLTKFQAAVRYAPSVTTLANVKKMEDESLTSYFKRFNAESTSVRGASEEAIKSFLITGLRVGSDFWKHLQGKDPATLADVFVLAESFKAIEQSLAEVQPAAHASQRNKARKRDRSPSPRYRKSSRSPNRVNTTTTRREWSPPSNYDYRVSRYTPLAVSIEHIFEVNRNRGSFTKPEALSS, from the coding sequence atggatgtatatcaagtCCCAGACTTAGCTCGATGTCGACTCCTGGCAGCGACTTTTAGAGAAAGTGCCCAACAATGGTTTCAAAAGCTGGGGCCGGGAGTAATCAATTCTTGGGATCAAATGAAGGCACTTTTCTTGACCAAGTTCCAAGCGGCTGTGAGATATGCTCCCTCTGTTACGACCCTCGCCAATGTCAAGAAAATGGAGGATGAAAGCTTGACGTCGTACTTTAAGAGGTTCAATGCAGAATCTACCAGTGTAAGGGGAGCTTCAGAAGAAGCCATAAAGAGCTTTCTAATTACAGGGCTAAGGGTTGGTTCAGACTTCTGGAAACACTTGCAAGGAAAAGATCCAGCTACTCTAGCGGACGTCTTTGTTTTGGCAGAATCGTTCAAAGCCATAGAGCAATCTTTGGCAGAAGTACAACCAGCTGCGCACGCAAGTCAGAGAAATAAAGCAAGAAAGAGAGACAGATCTCCAAGCCCAAGGTACAGAAAGAGTAGTCGAAGCCCGAACCGGGTGAATACCACGACCACGAGGAGGGAATGGAGTCCTCCCTCAAACTATGATTATAGAGTGAGCCGGTACACACCATTGGCCGTGTCAATTGAGCACATCTTTGAGGTAAACAGAAATAGAGGGTCGTTTACAAAACCCGAGGCTCTATCATCCTAG